In Camelina sativa cultivar DH55 chromosome 17, Cs, whole genome shotgun sequence, the genomic stretch CAGccttaaaatatcataattgTACGTTTTCTTAATACGAAATCTAGGTGTGGAAGTATTTTACAAAAACTGTagcaataaaaatatattttacagatATAAATAGAATGAAATTTTCagcattttcaatttttttcttttaattttacgTCTTtcagattaataaaaaatatagaaaaaattttgattaaactTTTACAATATGCTATTTACTTCTAAAATTCCGTAGTCAAAACTGTCAAATATAGACAAAATGGAAtgtgatgattttaaatttactttttatttccAATTTGACTTAGATTTCTTCCTATTTAGACTTTTAGaggataaaaaaatacaaatattttactaactttattctttattttttttacctttttggtttCAATTGAAACTTAGATATATGCAATATTAATCTCATTTAAGTAAagacattttcttgttttggtcaACAAAAAATCTAGACACAATAATTATAATGTAGACATATAAAATGCCAATGCATATGTCAACGTACGTTACCACACattattgtatatttgcatACCACCACCATCGTAACACAACAACCTCGGGATGAACGAAGAATGCCGCAGCCGCTACAGGAAACTAAACGCTGCGGTTTAAAACCGCACATCATGGTGTTTCCCTATCCAGCACAAGGCcactttcttcctcttctcgaCTTAACCCATCAACTCTGTCTTCGTGCCCTCACAGTCTCCGTCATCGTCACTCCTAAAAACCTTCCTtacctctcttctcttctctccgcTCACCCATCCTCCGTTTCCGCCGTAACTTTACCTTTCCCTCACCATCCTTTGATCCCTTCCGGAGTTGAAAACGTTAAAGACCTCGGTTGTTCTGGAAACCCTCTGATTATGGCTTCTCTTTGTCAGCTTCGAGAGCCTATCCTCAACTGGTTAAGTTCTCATCCTAATCCTCCCGTCGCTCTCATCTCTGATTTCTTCCTTGCATGGACTAAAGACCTCGGTGTTCCTCGCTTTGCCTTCTTCAGCTCTGGAGCATTCTTAGCTTCGATTCTCCATTTTGTCTCTGACAATCTTCATGTCTTTGAATCAACTGAGCCTGTCTGTTTGTCGGATCTTCCTGGTTCCCCTGTTTTCAGAACAGAACATCTCCCTGCGTTGTTCCCTCAGTTTCCATCATCGCAAGATGAAAGTGACTGCGCCATCAATTTTTCAAGCTATGGTTGTATATTCAATTCTTGTGAGTGTCTTGAAGAGGAGTACATGGAGTTTGTGAAGCAGAACGTGAGTCAGAACCGTGTTTTCGGTGTTGGTCCGCTTTCTTCAACTGGGTTACGTAAGGGAGATTCTGATTCCGATGTAGACGCAAAGGCGTTGTTGAGTTGGCTCGATGGATGTCCAGACGGATCTGTGCTCTACATCTGCTTCGGAAGTCAAAAAGCTTTGAGTAAAGATCAGTGTGATGCTCTGGCTCTTGGTCTTGAAAAGAGTATGACCCGGTTCGTTTGGGTGGTTAAGAAAGATCCTATACCCGATGGGTTCGAGGATCGGGTCGCAGGTCGAGGGAAGATTGTTAGAGGATGGGCTCCTCAAGTGGTTATGTTGAGTCACGTAGCGGTTGGTGGGTTCTTAAGccattgtggatggaactcggTGTTGGAAGCAATGGCTAGCGGAACAATGGTCTTGGCTTGGCCAATGGAAGCTGACCAGTTTGTAGATGCGAGGTTGCTTGTGGATCATATGGGTGTGGCGGTTAGTGTATGTGAAGGGGGTAAGACTGTGCCTGAACCGCATGAGTTGAGTCGGGTCATAGGTGAAACAATGGGTGAGGGCGGACGCGAGATGCGTGCTCGGGCTAAGGATATGGGACAGAAGGCACAAGCTGCAACTGCAGCAGGAGGAAGCTCTACTGAAGATTTAGAAAGGCTTGTCAAAGAATTGAGTTCTCTTTGAAGATATGATTCTCAATGACTTAGACCACCTCCAACTGTAGAAATggtgaaggtttttttttttttttttgtcaaaatggTGACGGtttctaatatttatatatatatatatatatatatatatatatttaattatataacaataatttaatttttattaaggTTAAATCACTAAGGTCATTTTTACTGAGGGGTACTAATTCAAAGggttctttaaaaatatatatataataatgaaaaaaaaaagaaacaagggaGAGAAACAGTACTGAAGTTACCAAGGGAAGCAACGTTACTCTTCTCAAATAAACATGTGTCAGCTTTTAAATGGCTATTATTAATAAAaggtaataaatatatataaataattaaaataatattttttctttttattaaagaaacgtGACAACGTTGTTCCAGTAATGATGCTCTAATAAAAGCATCATTAGTGGTGGTTGCTATGTGTTT encodes the following:
- the LOC104758418 gene encoding UDP-glycosyltransferase 89A2-like, encoding MPQPLQETKRCGLKPHIMVFPYPAQGHFLPLLDLTHQLCLRALTVSVIVTPKNLPYLSSLLSAHPSSVSAVTLPFPHHPLIPSGVENVKDLGCSGNPLIMASLCQLREPILNWLSSHPNPPVALISDFFLAWTKDLGVPRFAFFSSGAFLASILHFVSDNLHVFESTEPVCLSDLPGSPVFRTEHLPALFPQFPSSQDESDCAINFSSYGCIFNSCECLEEEYMEFVKQNVSQNRVFGVGPLSSTGLRKGDSDSDVDAKALLSWLDGCPDGSVLYICFGSQKALSKDQCDALALGLEKSMTRFVWVVKKDPIPDGFEDRVAGRGKIVRGWAPQVVMLSHVAVGGFLSHCGWNSVLEAMASGTMVLAWPMEADQFVDARLLVDHMGVAVSVCEGGKTVPEPHELSRVIGETMGEGGREMRARAKDMGQKAQAATAAGGSSTEDLERLVKELSSL